The Glycine max cultivar Williams 82 chromosome 12, Glycine_max_v4.0, whole genome shotgun sequence genome window below encodes:
- the LOC100799401 gene encoding uncharacterized protein yields MESNVATVAAASAAAEADPAHPYATNQAHQPIPDMVGQGGEVLGSTVGPHMGYNRNAYPYGLPPNYMPPTMHMPNKNANHVVLVEGQQPQPMGGAREEPREQAQGDFDPYPIFITEGPVFNATPQPNTAGAPQPRPLQPLHFSVGGPPPIVEARDKLDFIEERLRAVKGFGDYPFADMTELCLVPDVVIPPKFKVPDFDKYKGTTCPKNHLKMYCWKMGAYSRHKKLLMHFFQEILAGAAVI; encoded by the coding sequence atggaGAGCAATGTGGCCACAGTTGCCGCTGCCAGCGCCGCCGCCGAGGCAGATCCTGCCCATCCATATGCCACAAACCAAGCACACCAACCCATCCCGGACATGGTGGGGCAAGGAGGAGAGGTGTTGGGTAGCACCGTCGGTCCACACATGGGGTATAACAGGAATGCTTACCCCTACGGCTTACCCCCCAATTATATGCCGCCTACCATGCACATGCCCAACAAGAACGCTAATCATGTCGTTCTTGTTGAAGGTCAGCAACCCCAGCCTATGGGAGGCGCTCGTGAGGAACCACGGGAGCAGGCTCAAGGTGACTTCGACCCATATCCCATTTTCATCACCGAGGGACCGGTGTTTAATGCTACGCCTCAACCCAACACTGCGGGAGCTCCTCAACCCCGCCCTCTGCAACCGCTGCATTTCTCAGTAGGGGGGCCGCCTCCGATAGTGGAAGCGAGAGATAAACTTGATTTCATCGAAGAGAGATTAAGAGCAGTCAAAGGGTTTGGTGATTACCCTTTCGCCGACATGACCGAATTGTGTTTGGTACCTGATGTTGTCATCCCTCCAAAATTCAAGGTGCCAGATTTTGACAAATACAAGGGGACCACTTGCCCAAAAAATCACCTGAAGATGTATTGCTGGAAAATGGGGGCGTACTCTAGGCACAAGAAGCTGCtaatgcatttcttccaagaaatcTTGGCCGGAGCGGCGGTCATCTGA